TCGATGCAGTCGATCCCCAGCCGGCGAAGGCTGGCGTCCGCGGCCCGAAGCACCTGGTCGTATCCCAGGTGGTCGCCCGACACCTTGCTGGCGATGAACACCCGCTCGCGCATGCCCTGGACGGCTTCCCCCACCACGTCCTCGGTGCGGTACATCTCGGCGGTGTCGATCAGGTTGGCGCCCAGCTCGATGCCGTGCCGCAGCGGCTCGACGCCGCCCCGGTATTGCCAGACCCCCAGGCCGATCTCGGGCACCTGGACTTCCGTGCGGCCGAGTGTCTTCGTCTTCATCGGGTTCTTGTTGTCGAGTCCCGGCGAGGCCGGGGTGCGGGATGGCCCGCCGCAATCGGATGCCGTGCGGGGCGTGGCGGGCGATCCGGAGACGGGCGGACGTGGGAGGTCACGACTAGGATGCGGTACCGGCCGCGCTGTCGCCGGACGACGACTTCTCGGACTTCTTGCTCTCCGTGGACTTGCCGGAGTCGGAGGACTCCTTGCCGCCGTTGGCCTCCGCCTTGTCTCCGTTGGAACCCTTGCCCCGTCCGTAGTCGGTGATGTACCAGCCCGAGCCCTTGAGTTGGAAGGACGTGTTCGAGATGAGCTTCCGGACCTTGCTGCGACAGGACGGGCACTTCTTCAGAGGATCCTCCGTGATCCGCTGGGTCACCTCGAACACGCCGCATTTTGAACAGTTGTACTCGTAGATGGGCATAGGCCGGCCTCGCGCGGGTGGGTTATCGGAAACATAGACACTGGCCATGCGGTTGTCAATCAGGCCCTCCGGCCGCACCGCCGGAAGGCGGACACGGGGTGCGGAACCGGCGAAGGGGCGCCCGGCCCCGGCTTGACCTCCAGCCGGGCGCGGGCTTATGTTACGAGCCATCTGTCAGCCGGACCCAGGCAGCAAGGAGGAGATGAAGAATGGATTTCGAGCTTCCCGAAGAGATCAAGATCATCAAGAACACCATGCGCGACTTCGTTGAACGGGAGCTGATCCCGCTGGAGCGGGAGTTTCGCCCGGAGGGCGAGGAGATGCCCGAGGAGCTGTACAAGCCGCTTCAGGAAAAGGCCAAGGCCCTGGGGTTCTGGATGCTCGACATCCCCGAGGAGTACGGCGGCGCCGGGCTCGACCTGTTGACGCGCTGCGTGATCCAGGAGGAGGTCTC
The sequence above is a segment of the Deltaproteobacteria bacterium genome. Coding sequences within it:
- a CDS encoding zinc ribbon domain-containing protein, coding for MPIYEYNCSKCGVFEVTQRITEDPLKKCPSCRSKVRKLISNTSFQLKGSGWYITDYGRGKGSNGDKAEANGGKESSDSGKSTESKKSEKSSSGDSAAGTAS